In Takifugu flavidus isolate HTHZ2018 chromosome 5, ASM371156v2, whole genome shotgun sequence, the following proteins share a genomic window:
- the hsd17b4 gene encoding peroxisomal multifunctional enzyme type 2 isoform X2 produces the protein MALSFEGRVVLVTGAGGGLGREYALAFAERGASVVVNDLGGNAKGGGKSSAAADKVVEEIRAKGGKAVANYDSVEDGEKLIQSALKEFGRIDVVVNNAGILRDRSFARTSDLDWDLIHRIHLRGSFLVTRAAWDHMKKQKFGRIIMTTSAAGIYGNFGQSNYSAAKLGLLGLANTLAIEGSKHNIYCNTIAPVAGSRLTETVMPPDLVASLKPEYVAPLVLWLCHEQCQENGGLFEVGAGWVGKLRWERSQGQIMRQKSRPMTPEAVRDQWDKICDFTDATKPTTIQESLQAFVSVLSRVDAGEQVEAPPSAAAAATASGINPALAVGQKLPVSTFNFNHTQCILYALGVGMSTKDPDHLRFLYEGHPDFSCLPTFGVIPSQAAMMDGGLASIPGLNIDFTQVLHGEQYLEFYRPLPTSGTLTSEATIADVLDKGSGAVILLDVNTYSGGELICYNQFSVFVVGAGRFGGTRTSAKAKAPLPPPKRAPDAVVTDCTTRDQAALYRLSGDWNPLHIDPSFAAMGGFEAPILHGLCSFGFAARHVLKQFANNDPSRFKAIKVKETSDVVLSGAYVDLHQAAEASPEPPSQGGRLQSELVFTEIGRRISEVGPELVKKVNAVFGWEITKEGKTAAQWTIDLKNGAGSLQKGPYGGKVDVTFTVADEDFMEVVQGKLNPQKAFFSGKLKVRGNIMLSQKLEVILKDYAKL, from the exons ATGGCTTTGTCATTCGAAGGAAGAGTCGTCCTGGTTaccggagcaggaggag GACTCGGCAGGGAATATGCCCTGGCCTTTGCTGAAAGAGGAGCCTCTGTTGTAG tgaaTGACCTTGGAGGAAACGCTAAGGGGGGTGGAAAGAGCTCTGCAGCGGCTGATaaggtggtggaggagataAGAGCCAAAGGAGGCAAGGCCGTGGCCAACTATG ATTCTGTCGAAGATGGAGAAAAATTGATCCAGTCAGCCCTAAAAGAGTTTGGAAGAATCG atgttgttGTAAACAATGCTGG GATTCTTCGCGACCGCTCGTTTGCCAGGACCAGCGACTTAGACTGGG acCTGATTCATCGAATTCATTTGAGGGGCTCCTTTTTGGTGACGCGCGCTGCCTGGGACCACATGAAGAAACAAAAGTTTGGCAG AATCATCATGACCACTTCGGCCGCGGGCATCTACGGTAACTTCGGTCAGTCCAACTACAGCGCTGCCAAGCTGGGCCTGCTGGGGCTGGCCAACACCCTGGCCATCGAGGGAAGTAAACACAACATCTACTGCAACACGATTGCCCCGGTGGCTGGATCACGCCTCACAGAGACTGTGATGCCTCCAG ACCTGGTGGCCTCGCTGAAGCCCGAGTACGTGGCTCCCTTGGTTCTCTGGCTCTGCCACGAACAGTGCCAAGAAAATGGAGGACTTTTTGAG GTTGGTGCAGGCTGGGTCGGTAAAT TGCGCTGGGAGCGCTCCCAGGGCCAAATCATGAGACAGAAGAGCAGACCCATGACTCCTGAGGCGGTCAGGGACCAGTGGGATAAAATCTGTGATTTCACAGATGCCACCAAGCCGACCACCATTCAAG AGTCTCTGCAGGCGTTTGTGAGCGTGCTGTCTCGGGTGGACGCGGGGGAACAAGTCGAGGCCCCTCCatcggccgccgccgccgccactgctTCGGGGATCAATCCT gcttTGGCTGTAGGACAAAAACTGCCTGTTTCCACCTTCAACTTTAACCACACTCAGTGTATCCTGTATGCGTTGGGGGTGGGGATGTCCACCAAAGACCCCGACCATCTCAG GTTCCTGTATGAAGGTCATCCAGACTTCAGCTGCCTCCCCACCTTCGGGGTCATTCCCTCCCAGGCGGCCATGATGGACGGTGGTCTGGCTTCCATCCCTGGACTCAACATTGATTTCACACAG GTCTTACACGGGGAACAGTACCTGGAGTTCTACAGGCCTTTACCAACCTCAG GCACGCTGACCTCTGAGGCCACCATAGCAGACGTGTTGGACAAAGGATCCGGAGCCGTCATCCTCTTGGATG TGAACACCTACAGCGGCGGGGAGCTGATCTGCTACAACCAGTTTTCCGTGTTTGTGGTCGGAGCGGGAAGATTCGGAGGGACGCGCACGTCTGCCAAAGCCAAA gCGCCTCTGCCGCCGCCTAAACGGGCACCAGACGCCGTGGTAACCGACTGCACCACGAGGGACCAA GCCGCTCTGTACCGCCTGAGTGGGGACTGGAACCCTCTTCATATCGACCCCAGCTTCGCTGCCATGGGAG GCTTCGAGGCTCCCATCTTGCACGGCTTGTGCTCTTTTGGTTTCGCGGCCAGACATGTCCTCAAGCAGTTTGCCAACAACGACCCCTCCAGATTTAAAGCGATCAAG GTGAAGGAAACGAGCGACGTGGTTCTGTCCGGGGCTTATGTGGATCTGCACCAGGCGGCCGAGGCTTCGCCGGAACCCCCCTCTCAA GGGGGGAGGCTGCAGAGCGAGCTGGTGTTCACAGAGATCGGCCGGCGCATCTCAGAGGTGGGCCCCGAGCTGGTGAAGAAGGTGAACGCCGTGTTCGGCTGGGAGATCACCAAAGAGGGCAAGACCGCTGCTCAGTGGa CCATCGATCTGAAGAACGGCGCCGGCTCGCTGCAGAAGGGCCCGTACGGCGGGAAGGTGGACGTGACCTTCACGGTGGCGGACGAGGACTTCATGGAGGTGGTGCAGGGGAAACTCAACCCTCAGAAG GCCTTCTTCTCCGGCAAGCTGAAGGTCAGAGGGAACATCATGCTGAGTCAGAAGCTGGAGGTCATCCTGAAGGACTACGCCAAACTGTGA
- the hsd17b4 gene encoding peroxisomal multifunctional enzyme type 2 isoform X1, whose amino-acid sequence MALSFEGRVVLVTGAGGGLGREYALAFAERGASVVVNDLGGNAKGGGKSSAAADKVVEEIRAKGGKAVANYDSVEDGEKLIQSALKEFGRIDVVVNNAGILRDRSFARTSDLDWDLIHRIHLRGSFLVTRAAWDHMKKQKFGRIIMTTSAAGIYGNFGQSNYSAAKLGLLGLANTLAIEGSKHNIYCNTIAPVAGSRLTETVMPPDLVASLKPEYVAPLVLWLCHEQCQENGGLFEVGAGWVGKLRWERSQGQIMRQKSRPMTPEAVRDQWDKICDFTDATKPTTIQESLQAFVSVLSRVDAGEQVEAPPSAAAAATASGINPALAVGQKLPVSTFNFNHTQCILYALGVGMSTKDPDHLRFLYEGHPDFSCLPTFGVIPSQAAMMDGGLASIPGLNIDFTQVLHGEQYLEFYRPLPTSGTLTSEATIADVLDKGSGAVILLDVNTYSGGELICYNQFSVFVVGAGRFGGTRTSAKAKAPLPPPKRAPDAVVTDCTTRDQAALYRLSGDWNPLHIDPSFAAMGGFEAPILHGLCSFGFAARHVLKQFANNDPSRFKAIKVRFAKPVMPGQSLQTAMWKEGSRIHIECKVKETSDVVLSGAYVDLHQAAEASPEPPSQGGRLQSELVFTEIGRRISEVGPELVKKVNAVFGWEITKEGKTAAQWTIDLKNGAGSLQKGPYGGKVDVTFTVADEDFMEVVQGKLNPQKAFFSGKLKVRGNIMLSQKLEVILKDYAKL is encoded by the exons ATGGCTTTGTCATTCGAAGGAAGAGTCGTCCTGGTTaccggagcaggaggag GACTCGGCAGGGAATATGCCCTGGCCTTTGCTGAAAGAGGAGCCTCTGTTGTAG tgaaTGACCTTGGAGGAAACGCTAAGGGGGGTGGAAAGAGCTCTGCAGCGGCTGATaaggtggtggaggagataAGAGCCAAAGGAGGCAAGGCCGTGGCCAACTATG ATTCTGTCGAAGATGGAGAAAAATTGATCCAGTCAGCCCTAAAAGAGTTTGGAAGAATCG atgttgttGTAAACAATGCTGG GATTCTTCGCGACCGCTCGTTTGCCAGGACCAGCGACTTAGACTGGG acCTGATTCATCGAATTCATTTGAGGGGCTCCTTTTTGGTGACGCGCGCTGCCTGGGACCACATGAAGAAACAAAAGTTTGGCAG AATCATCATGACCACTTCGGCCGCGGGCATCTACGGTAACTTCGGTCAGTCCAACTACAGCGCTGCCAAGCTGGGCCTGCTGGGGCTGGCCAACACCCTGGCCATCGAGGGAAGTAAACACAACATCTACTGCAACACGATTGCCCCGGTGGCTGGATCACGCCTCACAGAGACTGTGATGCCTCCAG ACCTGGTGGCCTCGCTGAAGCCCGAGTACGTGGCTCCCTTGGTTCTCTGGCTCTGCCACGAACAGTGCCAAGAAAATGGAGGACTTTTTGAG GTTGGTGCAGGCTGGGTCGGTAAAT TGCGCTGGGAGCGCTCCCAGGGCCAAATCATGAGACAGAAGAGCAGACCCATGACTCCTGAGGCGGTCAGGGACCAGTGGGATAAAATCTGTGATTTCACAGATGCCACCAAGCCGACCACCATTCAAG AGTCTCTGCAGGCGTTTGTGAGCGTGCTGTCTCGGGTGGACGCGGGGGAACAAGTCGAGGCCCCTCCatcggccgccgccgccgccactgctTCGGGGATCAATCCT gcttTGGCTGTAGGACAAAAACTGCCTGTTTCCACCTTCAACTTTAACCACACTCAGTGTATCCTGTATGCGTTGGGGGTGGGGATGTCCACCAAAGACCCCGACCATCTCAG GTTCCTGTATGAAGGTCATCCAGACTTCAGCTGCCTCCCCACCTTCGGGGTCATTCCCTCCCAGGCGGCCATGATGGACGGTGGTCTGGCTTCCATCCCTGGACTCAACATTGATTTCACACAG GTCTTACACGGGGAACAGTACCTGGAGTTCTACAGGCCTTTACCAACCTCAG GCACGCTGACCTCTGAGGCCACCATAGCAGACGTGTTGGACAAAGGATCCGGAGCCGTCATCCTCTTGGATG TGAACACCTACAGCGGCGGGGAGCTGATCTGCTACAACCAGTTTTCCGTGTTTGTGGTCGGAGCGGGAAGATTCGGAGGGACGCGCACGTCTGCCAAAGCCAAA gCGCCTCTGCCGCCGCCTAAACGGGCACCAGACGCCGTGGTAACCGACTGCACCACGAGGGACCAA GCCGCTCTGTACCGCCTGAGTGGGGACTGGAACCCTCTTCATATCGACCCCAGCTTCGCTGCCATGGGAG GCTTCGAGGCTCCCATCTTGCACGGCTTGTGCTCTTTTGGTTTCGCGGCCAGACATGTCCTCAAGCAGTTTGCCAACAACGACCCCTCCAGATTTAAAGCGATCAAG GTCCGCTTTGCGAAGCCAGTGATGCCCGGCCAGTCGCTCCAGACCGCCATGTGGAAGGAAGGCAGCAGGATCCACATCGAATGCAAA GTGAAGGAAACGAGCGACGTGGTTCTGTCCGGGGCTTATGTGGATCTGCACCAGGCGGCCGAGGCTTCGCCGGAACCCCCCTCTCAA GGGGGGAGGCTGCAGAGCGAGCTGGTGTTCACAGAGATCGGCCGGCGCATCTCAGAGGTGGGCCCCGAGCTGGTGAAGAAGGTGAACGCCGTGTTCGGCTGGGAGATCACCAAAGAGGGCAAGACCGCTGCTCAGTGGa CCATCGATCTGAAGAACGGCGCCGGCTCGCTGCAGAAGGGCCCGTACGGCGGGAAGGTGGACGTGACCTTCACGGTGGCGGACGAGGACTTCATGGAGGTGGTGCAGGGGAAACTCAACCCTCAGAAG GCCTTCTTCTCCGGCAAGCTGAAGGTCAGAGGGAACATCATGCTGAGTCAGAAGCTGGAGGTCATCCTGAAGGACTACGCCAAACTGTGA
- the hsd17b4 gene encoding peroxisomal multifunctional enzyme type 2 isoform X3 translates to MKKQKFGRIIMTTSAAGIYGNFGQSNYSAAKLGLLGLANTLAIEGSKHNIYCNTIAPVAGSRLTETVMPPDLVASLKPEYVAPLVLWLCHEQCQENGGLFEVGAGWVGKLRWERSQGQIMRQKSRPMTPEAVRDQWDKICDFTDATKPTTIQESLQAFVSVLSRVDAGEQVEAPPSAAAAATASGINPALAVGQKLPVSTFNFNHTQCILYALGVGMSTKDPDHLRFLYEGHPDFSCLPTFGVIPSQAAMMDGGLASIPGLNIDFTQVLHGEQYLEFYRPLPTSGTLTSEATIADVLDKGSGAVILLDVNTYSGGELICYNQFSVFVVGAGRFGGTRTSAKAKAPLPPPKRAPDAVVTDCTTRDQAALYRLSGDWNPLHIDPSFAAMGGFEAPILHGLCSFGFAARHVLKQFANNDPSRFKAIKVRFAKPVMPGQSLQTAMWKEGSRIHIECKVKETSDVVLSGAYVDLHQAAEASPEPPSQGGRLQSELVFTEIGRRISEVGPELVKKVNAVFGWEITKEGKTAAQWTIDLKNGAGSLQKGPYGGKVDVTFTVADEDFMEVVQGKLNPQKAFFSGKLKVRGNIMLSQKLEVILKDYAKL, encoded by the exons ATGAAGAAACAAAAGTTTGGCAG AATCATCATGACCACTTCGGCCGCGGGCATCTACGGTAACTTCGGTCAGTCCAACTACAGCGCTGCCAAGCTGGGCCTGCTGGGGCTGGCCAACACCCTGGCCATCGAGGGAAGTAAACACAACATCTACTGCAACACGATTGCCCCGGTGGCTGGATCACGCCTCACAGAGACTGTGATGCCTCCAG ACCTGGTGGCCTCGCTGAAGCCCGAGTACGTGGCTCCCTTGGTTCTCTGGCTCTGCCACGAACAGTGCCAAGAAAATGGAGGACTTTTTGAG GTTGGTGCAGGCTGGGTCGGTAAAT TGCGCTGGGAGCGCTCCCAGGGCCAAATCATGAGACAGAAGAGCAGACCCATGACTCCTGAGGCGGTCAGGGACCAGTGGGATAAAATCTGTGATTTCACAGATGCCACCAAGCCGACCACCATTCAAG AGTCTCTGCAGGCGTTTGTGAGCGTGCTGTCTCGGGTGGACGCGGGGGAACAAGTCGAGGCCCCTCCatcggccgccgccgccgccactgctTCGGGGATCAATCCT gcttTGGCTGTAGGACAAAAACTGCCTGTTTCCACCTTCAACTTTAACCACACTCAGTGTATCCTGTATGCGTTGGGGGTGGGGATGTCCACCAAAGACCCCGACCATCTCAG GTTCCTGTATGAAGGTCATCCAGACTTCAGCTGCCTCCCCACCTTCGGGGTCATTCCCTCCCAGGCGGCCATGATGGACGGTGGTCTGGCTTCCATCCCTGGACTCAACATTGATTTCACACAG GTCTTACACGGGGAACAGTACCTGGAGTTCTACAGGCCTTTACCAACCTCAG GCACGCTGACCTCTGAGGCCACCATAGCAGACGTGTTGGACAAAGGATCCGGAGCCGTCATCCTCTTGGATG TGAACACCTACAGCGGCGGGGAGCTGATCTGCTACAACCAGTTTTCCGTGTTTGTGGTCGGAGCGGGAAGATTCGGAGGGACGCGCACGTCTGCCAAAGCCAAA gCGCCTCTGCCGCCGCCTAAACGGGCACCAGACGCCGTGGTAACCGACTGCACCACGAGGGACCAA GCCGCTCTGTACCGCCTGAGTGGGGACTGGAACCCTCTTCATATCGACCCCAGCTTCGCTGCCATGGGAG GCTTCGAGGCTCCCATCTTGCACGGCTTGTGCTCTTTTGGTTTCGCGGCCAGACATGTCCTCAAGCAGTTTGCCAACAACGACCCCTCCAGATTTAAAGCGATCAAG GTCCGCTTTGCGAAGCCAGTGATGCCCGGCCAGTCGCTCCAGACCGCCATGTGGAAGGAAGGCAGCAGGATCCACATCGAATGCAAA GTGAAGGAAACGAGCGACGTGGTTCTGTCCGGGGCTTATGTGGATCTGCACCAGGCGGCCGAGGCTTCGCCGGAACCCCCCTCTCAA GGGGGGAGGCTGCAGAGCGAGCTGGTGTTCACAGAGATCGGCCGGCGCATCTCAGAGGTGGGCCCCGAGCTGGTGAAGAAGGTGAACGCCGTGTTCGGCTGGGAGATCACCAAAGAGGGCAAGACCGCTGCTCAGTGGa CCATCGATCTGAAGAACGGCGCCGGCTCGCTGCAGAAGGGCCCGTACGGCGGGAAGGTGGACGTGACCTTCACGGTGGCGGACGAGGACTTCATGGAGGTGGTGCAGGGGAAACTCAACCCTCAGAAG GCCTTCTTCTCCGGCAAGCTGAAGGTCAGAGGGAACATCATGCTGAGTCAGAAGCTGGAGGTCATCCTGAAGGACTACGCCAAACTGTGA